In Gopherus flavomarginatus isolate rGopFla2 chromosome 1, rGopFla2.mat.asm, whole genome shotgun sequence, a single genomic region encodes these proteins:
- the ZPLD1 gene encoding zona pellucida-like domain-containing protein 1, translating to MERIWLLLLLTIQVLSVTAQFNGYNCEANLHSRFPAERDISVYCGVQAITMKINFCTVLFSGYSETDLALNGKHGDAHCKGFINNNTFPAVVIFIINLSTLESCGSTLLVSSVPGINAYGNVSVVQIGNVSGYIDTPDPPTIISYLPGLLYKFSCSYPLEYLVNNTQLASSSAAISVKENNGTFISTLSLLLYNDSTYSQLLVIPSIGLPLKTKIYAAVRATNLDGRWNVLMDYCYTTPSGNPNDELRYDLFFSCDKDPQTTVIENGKSQMGRFSFEVFRFVKHKNQKMSTVFLHCVTKLCRTDDCPFLAPICSNRERRDAVRRTTWSAQSTSGNAVISAGPIITRSDETPTNNSELAHPNGPPFQLNSVTSALISGIVILGIMSIFFFVCSLTILRRKWPSSSVLGGVRNPVFN from the exons CTGAACGAGATATCAGTGTCTACTGTGGAGTACAAGCAATTACTATGAAGATTAATTTTTGCACAGTTCTTTTTTCTGGTTATTCTGAAACGGATCTGGCCCTGAATGGGAAACATGGGGACGCTCACTGCAAGGGGTTTATAAATAACAACACCTTTCCAGCAGTAGTCATTTTCATCATCAATCTCAGCACTTTGGAGTCCTGTGGAAGCACTCTATTG GTATCCTCTGTTCCAGGCATCAATGCATATGGGAATGTATCAGTGGTACAGATAGGTAATGTTTCAGGCTACATAGATACGCCAGATCCACCAACGATCATCAGCTACTTACCAGGGCTTCTGTACAAATTTAGCTGTAGCTACCCATTGGAATACTTGGTCAACAATACACAATTGGCTTC GTCATCAGCTGCTATTTCTGTAAAAGAGAACAATGGGACATTTATCAGCACTCTGAGTTTGCTCCTTTACAAT gaCTCAACCTATAGCCAGCTGCTGGTTATCCCCAGTATAGGTTTACccttgaaaacaaaaatatatgcAGCAGTGCGAGCAACCAACCTAGATGGCAG ATGGAATGTTTTGATGGACTATTGTTACACCACTCCATCTGGTAATCCCAATGATGAGCTTCGATATGATCTCTTCTTTAG CTGTGACAAGGACCCACAGACCACTGTAATTGAGAATGGCAAGAGCCAGATGGGCCGGTTTTCCTTTGAGGTGTTCCGCTTTGTGAAGCACAAGAACCAGAAGATGTCTACAGTCTTCCTCCATTGTGTGACAAAGCTGTGCAGAACGGATGACTGTCCCTTTCTTGCACCT ATTTGCAGTAACAGAGAAAGAAGAGATGCTGTTAGGAGAACAACTTGGAGCGCTCAGAGCACCTCTGGAAATGCTGTCATCTCTGCTGGCCCTATCATTACAAGGAGTG aTGAGACACCAACCAACAATTCAGAGCTAG cTCATCCAAATGGACCTCCTTTCCAGCTGAACTCAGTCACCAGTGCACTGATTTCAGGAATAGTCATTCTAGGGATTATGagcattttcttttttgtatGTTCCCTCACCATCCTGCGCAGGAAATGGCCCAGCAGCTCAGTTTTGGGTGGTGTACGAAACCCAGTTTTCAACTAA